One genomic window of Coriobacteriia bacterium includes the following:
- a CDS encoding glycosyltransferase family 2 protein translates to MRDVARDPAYYPPAIERRAKPRPPRTLSVLHPNDGPRVSVIIAALDEEESLPLVLRRLPGGLFEVILVDGNSSDRTIEVALAERPDLIVIRQPGCGKGDALRAGFKAAGGDILVAMDADGSTNPAEIPAFVGQLLSGADYVKGSRFIPGGGTADMTFTRMVGNTGLMWLAMVLFGIRYTDLNYGFTGFWRRELEHLDLRSEGFEIETEMNLRAAVIGLRVVEVASFERLRIGGDAHLVPLADGWRVLNEIVKQRIRGWGEVRTGAARRDCAPEVERP, encoded by the coding sequence ATGCGAGACGTTGCACGCGACCCCGCATACTATCCACCCGCAATCGAGCGCCGGGCCAAGCCGCGTCCGCCACGGACACTGAGCGTCCTGCATCCCAACGATGGGCCGCGCGTCAGCGTGATCATCGCCGCGCTTGACGAGGAAGAATCGCTGCCGCTCGTGCTGCGCCGGCTTCCGGGCGGGCTGTTCGAGGTAATTCTCGTTGACGGGAACTCCAGCGACCGCACCATCGAAGTCGCGCTGGCTGAGCGCCCGGACCTCATCGTTATCCGGCAACCGGGCTGCGGCAAGGGCGACGCACTTCGCGCGGGCTTCAAAGCCGCGGGTGGCGACATCCTCGTGGCCATGGACGCGGACGGATCAACCAATCCTGCCGAGATCCCTGCGTTCGTCGGTCAGCTGCTGTCCGGCGCCGACTACGTCAAGGGCTCGCGGTTCATCCCCGGCGGTGGTACGGCCGACATGACCTTCACTCGCATGGTGGGCAACACGGGCCTGATGTGGCTCGCGATGGTTCTGTTCGGCATCCGATACACGGATCTCAATTACGGGTTCACCGGCTTCTGGCGTAGGGAACTCGAGCACCTCGACCTGCGCAGCGAGGGCTTCGAGATCGAGACGGAGATGAACCTTCGCGCAGCAGTCATCGGACTGCGCGTCGTCGAGGTCGCTAGCTTCGAGCGTCTGCGTATCGGCGGGGATGCGCACCTGGTTCCGCTCGCGGATGGATGGCGTGTGCTGAACGAGATCGTGAAGCAGCGTATCCGGGGCTGGGGCGAGGTGCGCACGGGCGCGGCGCGGCGTGACTGCGCGCCGGAGGTCGAGCGTCCCTAG